The proteins below come from a single Miscanthus floridulus cultivar M001 chromosome 1, ASM1932011v1, whole genome shotgun sequence genomic window:
- the LOC136547592 gene encoding uncharacterized protein: MCHLKLIRNMRAQSDPWFADYLLRIGGGMEEVNGDGDVRIPDKICVPYSGDAEKYLHTLIDTIFLDLNANMADKDYITTRAILSTRNDWVDMINIKMIDMFQGGETVYHSFDSAVDDPHNYYPSEFLNGLTPNGLPPHVLKLKLGCPVILLRNIDPANGLCNGTRLVVRGFRRNTIDAKTMVGQHSGKWTFLPRIPLYPSDDEMFPFKFKRKQFPIRPSFAMTVNKSQGQTIPNVGVYLPAPVFSHGQLYFAMPRATSRANIKILALSPNADAQEEEAKKMEKKNAKKNTEKKKNVSNEKGKDKKTPIVNETFTKNIIFKEVLKS; the protein is encoded by the coding sequence ATGTGCCATCTAAAGCTCATCCGCAACATGAGGGCTCAGAGTGACCCGTGGTTTGCAGATTATCTGTTGCGCATTGGCGGTGGAATGGAAGAGGTTAATGGAGATGGTGATGTACGTATTCCAGACAAGATCTGTGTCCCGTACTCTGGCGATGCCGAGAAATATCTTCATACATTGATCGACACCATTTTTCTAGATCTAAATGCAAACATGGCGGACAAAGACTACATCACCACCAGAGCGATTTTATCTACACGTAACGATTGGGTGGACATGATCAATATAAAAATGATTGATATGTTCCAGGGCGGCGAGACGGTGTATCACAGTTTTGACTCCGCGGTAGATGATCCACATAACTACTATCCATCGGAGTTCCTTAACGGTCTGACCCCCAACGGGCTGCCTCCACATGTCTTGAAGCTCAAGCTCGGGTGTCCTGTcatattgcttaggaatattgaccCTGCCAATGGGCTATGTAACGGTACAAGGCTGGTGGTGCGGGGGTTCCGAAGAAATACAATCGATGCGAAAACCATGGTGGGGCAGCATAGTGGGAAGTGGACATTCCTTCCTCGAATACCGCTATACCCGTCTGATGACGAGATGTTCCCGTTCAAATTTAAGAGGAAGCAGTTTCCTATCAGGCCGAGCTTCGCCATGACGGTCAACAAGTCACAGGGCCAAACTATCCCGAACGTGGGTGTGTACCTGCCCGCACCGGTGTTCTCTCACGGTCAGTTGTACTTTGCAATGCCTAGAGCCACGTCAAGAGCGAATATTAAGATCCTTGCCCTCTCGCCTAATGCGGATGCAcaggaggaggaggccaaaaaGATGGAGAAGAAAAATGCTAAAAAGAATACTGAGAAAAAAAAGAATGTGTCAAATGAAAAAGGTAAGGATAAGAAGACCCCAATAGTAAATGAAACTTTCACGAAGAATATTATATTTAAGGAGGTTCTAAAGTCATAG
- the LOC136452379 gene encoding uncharacterized protein, which yields MRKMLMEKDILGKVKAYVYVVEFQKRGLPHAHFFLIMERKYKLTCPEQYDMIITAELPNKKKYPELYKMVMKDMMHGPCGMLNPYCPCTVGHGALKYMFKYIYKGHDRASVVMREADKADEKGNIDEIKQYRDARWVMPPKALWRIYGFDLSKNHPPVQQLQLHLPGMHMVAFHKRDKVERIVNKPGVEESMLTAYFEANKLHEEARGILYRDFPEHFIWQSDGKFWTVDGVLLPSFHEVAKRRGLIEEDNTLDECLTEATFFQMSSSLRRLFATILVFCELNDVMGLWKKHYDAMSEDYRRNNPSPNLVQQMVLIDIRNMLQSMGKDIRSFPLSDIDHTYDNASHIPREIF from the exons ATGAGGAAAATGTTGATGGAGAAAGACATACTTGGGAAGGTGAAGGCCTACGTGTATGTAGTGGAGTTCCAGAAGAGGGGCTTGCCGCATGCACACTTCTTCCTAATAATGGAACGGAAGTACAAGCTCACATGTCCTGAGCAATATGACATGATTATCACTGCAGAGCTACCAAACAAGAAGAAGTACCCTGAGCTCTACAAGATGGTCATGAAGGATATGATGCATGGTCCCTGCGGGATGCTTAATCCATACTGTCCGTGCACGGTGGGCCACGGTGCAT TAAAGTATATGTTTAAGTACATATACAAGGGACATGACAGGGCGTCGGTGGTGATGAGGGAGGCTGACAAAGCAGACGAGAAAGGGAacattgatgagatcaagcagtatAGAGACGCTCGGTGGGTGATGCCTCCAAAAGCACTGTGGAGAATATATGGCTTTGACTTGAGCAAGAACCATCCACCAGTACAGCAACTGCAGCTTCATCTACCCGGCATGCACATGGTGGCATTTCATAAACGGGACAAGGTCGAAAGGATCGTTAATAAGCCAGGTGTAGAAGAGTCAATGCTGACAGCATACTTCGAAGCAAACAAGTTGCATGAGGAAGCCCGCGGAATCTTGTATCGGGACTTTCCGGAGCATTTTATCTGGCAGTCTGATGGTAAATTCtg GACTGTTGATGGCGTGCTACTACCTTCGTTCCATGAAGTTGCGAAAAGGAGGGGTCTAATCGAAGAAGACAATACACTGGATGAATGTCTAACTGAAGCTACTTtcttccagatgtcttcctcTCTACGAAGGCTATTTGCAACAATATTGGTATTCTGTGAGCTGAATGATGTGATGGGGTTGTGGAAAAAACACTACGATGCAATGTCAGAGGACTATAGGCGTAATAATCCATCCCCAAATCTGGTGCAACAGATGGTTTTGATAGACATTAGAAACATGTTGCAGTCTATGGGGAAGGACATAAGGTCATTTCCTCTTTCAGATATTGATCACACATACGACAATGCCAGCCATATTCCTCGTGAGATTTTTTAG
- the LOC136547508 gene encoding tubulin beta-3 chain-like: MREILHIQGGQCGNQIGAKFWEVICGEHGVDSTGRSSGTSPQQLERINVYYNEAGGGRYVPRAVLMDLEPGTMESIRAGPFGGIFRPDNFVYGQSGAGNNWAKGHYTEGAELIDAVLDVVRKEAENCDCLQGFQVCHSLGGGTGSGMGTLLISKIREEYPDRMMLTFSVFPSPKVSDTVVEPYNATLSVHQLVENADECMVLDNEALYDICFRTLKLTNPSFGDLNHLISATMSGVTCCLRFPGQLNSDLRKLAVNLIPFPRLHFFMVGFAPLTSRGSQQYRALTVPELTQQMWDAKNMMCAADPRHGRYLTASAMFRGKMSTKEVDEQMINVQNKNSSYFVEWIPNNVKSSVCDIPPVGLSMASTFVGNSTSIQEMFRRVSEQFTAMFRRKAFLHWYTSEGMDEMEFTEAESNMNDLVAEYQQYQDATAEEYDEEEQDGEEEHA; encoded by the exons ATGAGGGAGATCCTGCACATCCAGGGCGGCCAGTGCGGCAACCAGATCGGCGCCAAGTTCTGGGAGGTGATCTGCGGGGAGCACGGCGTCGACTCCACGGGCCGCTCCTCGGGGACCTCCCCGCAGCAGCTCGAGCGGATCAACGTCTACTACAACGAGGCGGGGGGCGGCCGCTACGTGCCCCGCGCCGTGCTCATGGACCTGGAGCCCGGCACCATGGAGTCCATCCGCGCAGGCCCCTTCGGCGGCATCTTCCGCCCCGACAACTTCGTCTACGGCCAGTCCGGCGCCGGGAACAACTGGGCCAAGGGACACTACACCGAGGGCGCCGAGCTCATCGACGCCGTCCTCGACGTCGTGCGCAAGGAGGCCGAGAACTGCGACTGCCTCCAGG GGTTCCAAGTATGCCACTCCCTGGGTGGCGGCACTGGTTCTGGCATGGGCACGCTGCTCATCTCCAAGATCCGGGAGGAGTACCCGGACCGCATGATGCTCACCTTCTCCGTGTTCCCGTCGCCCAAGGTGTCCGACACCGTCGTGGAGCCCTACAACGCGACACTGTCCGTGCACCAGCTCGTGGAGAACGCCGACGAGTGCATGGTCCTGGACAACGAGGCGCTCTATGATATTTGCTTCCGCACCCTCAAGCTCACCAACCCTTCAT TTGGTGACCTGAACCATCTGATCTCGGCGACCATGAGTGGCGTGACGTGCTGCCTGCGGTTCCCGGGCCAGCTGAACTCGGACCTCCGCAAGCTGGCAGTGAACCTGATCCCGTTCCCGCGGCTGCACTTCTTCATGGTGGGGTTCGCGCCACTGACGTCACGCGGGTCGCAGCAGTACCGCGCGCTGACGGTGCCGGAGCTGACGCAGCAGATGTGGGACGCCAAGAACATGATGTGCGCGGCGGACCCGCGGCACGGACGGTACCTGACGGCGTCCGCCATGTTCCGGGGCAAGATGAGCACCAAGGAGGTGGACGAGCAGATGATCAACGTGCAGAACAAGAACTCCTCCTACTTCGTGGAGTGGATCCCCAACAACGTCAAGTCCAGCGTGTGCGACATCCCGCCCGTTGGGCTGTCCATGGCCTCCACCTTCGTGGGCAACTCCACCTCCATCCAGGAGATGTTCCGCCGCGTGAGCGAGCAGTTCACGGCCATGTTCCGGCGCAAGGCCTTCTTGCACTGGTACACCAGCGAGGGCATGGACGAGATGGAGTTCACCGAGGCCGAGAGCAACATGAACGACCTCGTCGCCGAGTACCAGCAGTACCAGGACGCCACCGCCGAGGAGTACGACGAGGAAGAGCAAGACGGCGAGGAGGAGCACGCCTGA